One Citricoccus sp. K5 DNA window includes the following coding sequences:
- a CDS encoding DUF3073 domain-containing protein: MGRGRQKAKATKQARDMKYFSPATDLSALERELAGNSGSSHDDDQYIDYADKYADYVKESEEDDDPRTQG; this comes from the coding sequence ATGGGGCGCGGCCGTCAAAAGGCAAAAGCAACCAAGCAGGCCCGGGACATGAAGTATTTCTCCCCGGCCACTGATTTGTCGGCACTGGAGCGTGAGCTGGCCGGCAACAGCGGTTCCAGCCATGACGATGACCAGTACATCGACTACGCGGACAAGTACGCGGACTATGTGAAGGAATCCGAGGAGGATGACGATCCCCGCACGCAGGGTTGA
- the purF gene encoding amidophosphoribosyltransferase, which produces MRGDGLLTHDLDPHEKGPQDECGVFGVWAPGEEVSKLAYYGLYALQHRGQESAGIATSDGKRISVYKDLGLVSQVFDEATLNTLTGHIAVGHCRYSTTGGNNWENAQPTLGATAGGTVALGHNGNLVNSAELYRMVQGRYGKQTRGEMAQGNTTDTALVTALLQGEEGSTLEQTATELLPLIRGAFSFVFMNEHTLYAARDPQGVRPLVLGRLERGWVVASEQSALATVGASFIREVAPGELIAIDEDGIRSTRFAESKPAHCVFEYVYLARPDATISGRSVYESRGAMGRALARENPVEADVVIPVPESGTPAAVGYAEESGIPFGQGFVKNSYVGRTFIQPSQTLRQLGIRLKLNVQPAVVSGKRVVVVDDSIVRGNTQRAVVRMLKEAGAAEVHVRISSPPIKWPCFYGIDFASRAELIANGAGVAEIAASIGADSLEYISAEGMIEATEQPRRSLCTACFTGDYPIPLPSEDERGKHLLEQPVAATASDPVADPESTVNPDERPGAVGCDPGPDAPYEDLLTATDRTPL; this is translated from the coding sequence ATGCGCGGTGACGGCCTGCTGACACATGACCTCGACCCCCATGAGAAGGGTCCCCAGGACGAATGCGGGGTGTTCGGCGTCTGGGCCCCCGGTGAAGAGGTCTCCAAACTCGCCTACTACGGCCTGTACGCCTTGCAGCACCGGGGACAGGAGTCCGCGGGCATCGCCACCTCGGACGGCAAACGGATCTCCGTGTACAAGGACCTGGGCCTCGTCTCCCAGGTCTTCGACGAGGCGACCCTGAACACCCTGACCGGGCACATCGCCGTCGGGCACTGCCGGTACTCGACCACCGGTGGCAACAACTGGGAGAACGCCCAGCCGACCCTCGGCGCCACCGCGGGCGGCACCGTGGCCCTGGGCCACAACGGCAACCTGGTGAACTCGGCCGAGCTGTACCGGATGGTGCAGGGCCGTTACGGCAAGCAGACCCGGGGCGAGATGGCCCAGGGCAACACCACGGATACCGCCCTCGTCACGGCCCTGCTGCAGGGCGAGGAGGGCTCCACCCTCGAGCAGACGGCCACCGAACTGCTCCCGCTGATCCGCGGCGCCTTCTCCTTCGTCTTCATGAACGAGCACACCCTCTACGCCGCACGGGACCCGCAGGGCGTGCGGCCGCTGGTACTCGGCCGGCTCGAGCGCGGCTGGGTGGTGGCTTCCGAGCAGTCCGCCCTGGCCACGGTGGGCGCCTCGTTCATCCGTGAGGTCGCTCCCGGCGAGCTCATCGCCATCGACGAGGACGGCATCCGCTCCACCCGGTTCGCCGAATCCAAGCCGGCGCACTGCGTCTTCGAGTACGTCTACCTCGCCCGCCCGGACGCCACCATCAGCGGCCGCTCCGTCTACGAGTCGCGCGGGGCCATGGGGCGTGCCCTGGCCCGGGAGAACCCGGTGGAGGCCGATGTCGTCATCCCGGTCCCCGAGTCCGGCACGCCCGCCGCGGTGGGCTACGCCGAGGAATCCGGCATCCCGTTCGGCCAGGGCTTCGTCAAGAACTCCTATGTGGGCCGCACCTTCATCCAGCCCTCGCAGACCCTGCGCCAGCTCGGAATCCGACTCAAGCTCAACGTCCAGCCCGCCGTGGTGTCCGGCAAGCGCGTGGTGGTGGTGGACGATTCGATCGTGCGCGGCAACACCCAGCGCGCGGTGGTCCGGATGCTCAAGGAGGCCGGTGCCGCCGAGGTGCACGTGCGGATCTCCTCGCCGCCCATCAAGTGGCCGTGCTTCTACGGGATCGACTTCGCCTCACGAGCCGAACTGATCGCCAACGGCGCCGGCGTCGCGGAGATCGCCGCCTCGATCGGGGCCGATTCCCTGGAGTACATCTCCGCGGAGGGCATGATCGAGGCCACCGAGCAGCCCCGCCGCTCGCTGTGCACCGCCTGCTTCACCGGCGACTACCCGATCCCGCTGCCCAGCGAGGACGAACGGGGCAAGCACCTGCTGGAGCAGCCGGTCGCCGCCACAGCGTCCGACCCCGTCGCCGATCCGGAGTCAACGGTGAACCCTGACGAGCGTCCCGGCGCCGTCGGCTGCGACCCGGGACCCGACGCGCCCTACGAAGACCTGCTGACCGCAACCGACAGGACCCCGCTGTGA
- a CDS encoding DNA-binding response regulator, translated as MIRLLIADDEVLIRGALETLLGLEEDFEVVAGVDNGLQAVAAARELMPDVCLLDLEMPEMDGVEAAGQILRQVATKVIIVTRHARPGVLRRALSEKVSGFVPKSTPAEELARVIRDVSAGKRYVDPDIAATALGGERSPLTDRELDVLRAGRDAATVQQIAERLHLAPGTVRNYLSSAMGKLGVGTRREASQMAWEQGWI; from the coding sequence ATGATCCGCTTGCTGATCGCCGATGACGAGGTGCTGATCCGCGGCGCGCTCGAGACCCTGCTGGGCCTGGAGGAGGACTTCGAGGTGGTGGCCGGCGTGGACAACGGGCTCCAGGCGGTGGCCGCCGCCCGGGAGCTGATGCCGGACGTCTGCCTGCTGGACCTGGAGATGCCGGAGATGGACGGCGTGGAGGCTGCCGGGCAGATCCTGCGGCAGGTGGCCACGAAGGTCATCATCGTGACCCGGCACGCCCGACCCGGGGTGCTGCGGCGGGCGCTGAGCGAGAAGGTGTCCGGCTTCGTACCGAAGTCCACTCCGGCCGAGGAGCTGGCCAGGGTGATCCGGGACGTGTCCGCCGGCAAGCGGTACGTGGACCCGGACATCGCTGCCACGGCCCTCGGCGGGGAGCGGAGCCCCCTGACGGACCGGGAGCTCGACGTACTGCGGGCCGGGCGGGATGCGGCCACCGTGCAGCAGATCGCCGAGCGGTTGCACCTGGCGCCGGGCACGGTGCGCAACTACCTGTCCTCGGCCATGGGCAAGCTCGGCGTGGGGACCCGGCGGGAGGCCTCCCAGATGGCCTGGGAGCAGGGCTGGATCTAG
- a CDS encoding Sir2 family NAD-dependent protein deacetylase, whose translation MSTEPPSAEPPRGTPATAETADSVETTDGFPGTTLLPGHPAANGHRAALRSIARIVEDAAPPQDPAIARAGILALLREHRPLVITGAGISTDSGIPDYRGPQGSLRRHRPMTYQEFRHDDGARHRYWARSFVGWRQMDAAFPNPAHHILAGWQRAGILAGVVTQNVDGLHAAAGTPGLVALHGDLDRVSCLNCGALEDRRSFDARLVEANPGYLEAVQVDPLMVNPDGDVTLGQEWVDRFHLVGCLVCGSVELKPDVVYFGESVPAERKAAARQAFERAGSVLAIGTSLAVMSGFKFVLDAEKAGKPVAVLNGGPTRADTKAAFRWRTRLAPALEWLDALL comes from the coding sequence ATGTCGACTGAGCCACCATCCGCCGAGCCTCCTCGGGGCACGCCGGCGACGGCTGAGACCGCCGATTCGGTGGAGACGACAGATGGTTTTCCGGGCACCACCCTGCTCCCGGGCCATCCGGCCGCCAACGGTCACCGGGCCGCCCTGCGCTCGATCGCGCGCATCGTGGAGGACGCGGCCCCGCCGCAGGATCCCGCCATCGCGCGAGCGGGCATCCTGGCCCTGTTGCGGGAGCACCGGCCGCTGGTGATCACCGGCGCGGGCATCTCCACGGACTCCGGCATCCCCGACTACCGCGGACCGCAGGGATCGCTGCGGCGGCACCGGCCGATGACCTACCAGGAGTTCCGGCACGACGACGGCGCTCGGCACCGCTATTGGGCGCGGTCCTTCGTGGGCTGGCGGCAGATGGACGCCGCCTTTCCGAACCCGGCCCACCACATCCTGGCGGGCTGGCAGCGCGCCGGGATCCTGGCCGGCGTCGTGACCCAGAACGTGGACGGACTGCACGCCGCGGCGGGCACCCCGGGGCTGGTGGCCCTGCACGGGGACCTGGACCGGGTCAGCTGCCTGAACTGCGGGGCCCTGGAGGACCGCCGGTCCTTCGACGCCCGCCTGGTCGAGGCGAATCCCGGTTACCTCGAGGCGGTCCAGGTGGACCCGCTGATGGTCAACCCGGACGGGGATGTGACGCTGGGACAGGAGTGGGTGGACCGGTTCCACCTGGTCGGCTGCCTGGTGTGCGGTTCGGTGGAGCTGAAGCCGGACGTGGTCTACTTCGGTGAGAGCGTGCCGGCCGAGCGGAAGGCCGCCGCTCGCCAGGCGTTCGAGCGGGCCGGCTCCGTCCTGGCGATCGGCACGTCACTGGCCGTCATGAGCGGTTTCAAGTTCGTGCTGGACGCGGAGAAGGCGGGCAAGCCGGTGGCGGTCCTCAACGGCGGCCCCACGCGCGCCGACACGAAGGCCGCCTTCCGCTGGCGTACCCGCCTGGCTCCGGCGCTGGAGTGGCTGGACGCCCTGCTCTGA
- a CDS encoding DMT family transporter: MTFPPDGSADTPAGTPADEPTTPGLSRPETVRPTPDSSRLGTGSPGPDTLDHRTLVVRRAPKVQVFLIGGALLGVIVALLVTAFGEANPEFTFGSTFGYFLVIFGILGVGVGAIVWLVLDRRSKKRTYTVTAQSVESYEDADYAVQDHDLQQWTDKWENGERDQDAR, encoded by the coding sequence ATGACTTTTCCCCCCGACGGTTCCGCGGACACCCCCGCGGGCACCCCGGCAGACGAACCCACCACGCCGGGCCTGAGCCGGCCCGAGACGGTCCGGCCCACTCCGGATTCGAGCCGGCTCGGCACGGGCTCCCCGGGGCCGGATACCCTGGACCACCGCACCCTGGTGGTCCGCCGGGCCCCGAAGGTGCAGGTGTTCCTGATCGGGGGCGCCCTGCTCGGCGTCATCGTCGCGCTGCTGGTGACCGCCTTCGGCGAGGCCAACCCCGAGTTCACCTTCGGTTCCACCTTCGGGTACTTCCTGGTGATCTTCGGCATCCTCGGTGTGGGGGTCGGAGCGATCGTCTGGCTGGTGCTGGACCGCCGGTCGAAGAAGCGCACCTATACCGTGACAGCCCAGTCGGTGGAGAGCTACGAGGACGCCGATTACGCCGTCCAGGACCACGACCTGCAGCAGTGGACGGACAAGTGGGAGAATGGGGAGCGTGACCAAGATGCGCGGTGA
- the clpB gene encoding ATP-dependent chaperone ClpB yields the protein MDAKFTTKSQEVLSGAAMNASTLGNPQIEPAHLLKALMDQRGSVAVAVLKAAGVDPDVVSTAASTAIKELPASSGSSVAQAQLSRQALLVVQAAQQQAEALGDDYVSTEHLLLGLAADAGKAGTALRDADASVEALSAAVKEVRGDSRVTTPDPENTFQALEKYGTDLTEIARAGKLDPVIGRDSEIRRVVQVLSRRTKNNPVLIGEPGVGKTAVVEGLAQRMVAGDVPESLRGKSLISLDLGSMIAGAKYRGEFEERLKSVLEEIKASDGQIVTFIDEIHTVVGAGASEGAMDAGNMLKPMLARGELRLIGATTLDEYRENIEKDPALERRFQQVYVGEPTVDDTIAILRGLKERYEAHHKVAIADSALVAAANLSDRYISGRRLPDKAIDLVDESASRLRMEIDSAPEEIDQLRRSVDRLTMEELALADETDPASVERLAALREEMANQKEELAALNAQWESEKANLNQAGDLRVTLDELRSAADKAQRDGDLAGASRILYGEIPALEKQLQAAVEAESGSGGRSGGQQHTGPSMVSEEVTADDIAEVISAWTGIPAGRMLQSEQDKLLSMEDHLGERLIGQRKAVSSVSDAVRRSRAGISDPDRPTGSFLFLGPTGVGKTELAKSLAAFLFDDDHAMVRIDMSEYSEKHTVSRLVGAPPGYVGHEEGGQLTELVRRRPYSVILLDEVEKAHPEVFDILLQVLDDGRLTDGQGRTVDFRNVILIMTSNLGSQFLVDQGLDDAAKRDAVMRVVNSSFKPEFLNRLDDIIMFDPLSIEDLTRIVDLQVDALAGRLASRRLSLEVTDAAREWLALTGFDPAYGARPLRRLVQREIGDQLARALLSGTIADGDTVLVDRATGEGDEADEQDRLSVTRKAD from the coding sequence ATGGACGCCAAATTCACCACGAAGAGCCAAGAGGTGCTGTCCGGAGCGGCGATGAACGCCTCCACCCTCGGCAATCCGCAGATCGAACCCGCGCACCTGCTCAAGGCGCTGATGGACCAGCGCGGTTCCGTGGCCGTCGCGGTCCTCAAGGCCGCCGGCGTAGACCCTGATGTGGTCTCCACCGCCGCCTCCACCGCCATCAAGGAGCTGCCGGCCAGCTCGGGATCCTCCGTGGCGCAGGCCCAGCTGTCCCGCCAGGCGCTGCTGGTGGTCCAGGCAGCACAGCAGCAGGCCGAGGCCCTGGGGGATGACTACGTCTCGACCGAGCACCTCCTGCTCGGCCTCGCCGCGGACGCCGGCAAGGCCGGCACCGCGCTGCGCGATGCCGATGCCAGCGTCGAGGCGCTCTCCGCCGCCGTCAAGGAGGTCCGCGGGGACAGCCGCGTGACCACGCCGGACCCGGAGAACACCTTCCAGGCCCTGGAGAAGTACGGCACCGATCTCACGGAGATCGCCCGCGCCGGCAAGCTCGACCCGGTCATCGGCCGCGATTCGGAGATCCGCCGCGTGGTGCAGGTGCTCTCCCGCCGCACCAAGAACAACCCGGTGCTCATCGGTGAGCCCGGCGTCGGCAAGACCGCGGTGGTGGAGGGTCTGGCCCAGCGCATGGTGGCCGGGGACGTCCCGGAATCCCTGCGCGGCAAGAGCCTGATCTCCCTCGACCTGGGATCCATGATCGCCGGGGCCAAGTACCGCGGAGAGTTCGAGGAGCGTCTGAAGTCCGTGCTGGAGGAGATCAAAGCCTCCGACGGTCAGATCGTCACCTTCATCGACGAGATCCACACCGTGGTCGGTGCCGGAGCCTCCGAGGGCGCCATGGACGCCGGCAACATGCTCAAGCCCATGCTGGCCCGCGGCGAGCTGCGCCTGATCGGCGCCACCACCCTGGACGAGTACCGGGAGAACATCGAGAAGGACCCGGCCCTGGAACGCCGGTTCCAGCAGGTCTACGTGGGCGAGCCCACCGTGGATGACACCATCGCCATCCTGCGCGGGCTCAAGGAACGCTACGAGGCCCACCACAAGGTGGCCATCGCCGACTCCGCCCTCGTGGCCGCCGCCAACCTCTCGGACCGGTACATCTCCGGCCGCCGGCTGCCGGACAAGGCCATCGACCTGGTGGACGAGTCCGCGTCCCGGCTGCGCATGGAGATCGACTCCGCTCCCGAGGAGATCGACCAGCTTCGCCGCTCCGTGGACCGGCTGACCATGGAGGAGCTCGCGCTCGCGGACGAGACCGACCCGGCCTCCGTGGAGCGGCTGGCCGCCCTGCGCGAGGAGATGGCCAACCAGAAGGAGGAGCTCGCCGCGCTCAACGCCCAGTGGGAGTCCGAGAAGGCCAACCTCAACCAGGCCGGTGACCTGCGCGTGACGCTGGACGAGTTGCGCTCCGCGGCGGACAAGGCCCAGCGGGACGGTGACTTGGCCGGGGCCTCGCGGATCCTCTACGGGGAGATCCCCGCGCTGGAGAAGCAGCTCCAGGCTGCCGTGGAGGCCGAGTCCGGCTCCGGCGGCAGGTCGGGAGGCCAGCAGCACACCGGGCCGTCCATGGTGTCCGAGGAGGTCACCGCGGACGACATCGCGGAGGTCATCTCGGCCTGGACCGGCATCCCGGCCGGGCGCATGCTCCAGTCCGAGCAGGACAAGCTGCTGTCCATGGAGGACCACCTCGGTGAGCGGTTGATCGGCCAGCGGAAGGCGGTGTCATCGGTGTCCGACGCCGTCCGGCGCTCTCGCGCCGGAATCTCGGACCCGGACCGCCCCACGGGCTCGTTCCTGTTCCTCGGCCCCACGGGCGTGGGCAAGACCGAGCTGGCGAAGTCGCTCGCGGCGTTCCTGTTCGATGACGATCACGCGATGGTCCGCATCGACATGTCCGAGTACTCGGAGAAGCACACGGTGTCCCGGCTCGTCGGTGCCCCTCCGGGGTACGTGGGCCATGAGGAGGGCGGCCAGCTGACCGAACTCGTGCGGCGCCGTCCCTACTCGGTGATCCTGCTGGACGAGGTGGAGAAGGCTCACCCCGAGGTCTTCGACATCCTGCTGCAGGTGCTCGACGACGGCCGCCTCACGGACGGCCAGGGGCGCACCGTGGACTTCCGCAACGTCATCCTGATCATGACGTCCAATCTGGGCTCGCAGTTCCTGGTGGACCAGGGCCTCGATGACGCGGCCAAGAGGGACGCGGTCATGAGGGTGGTCAACTCCTCCTTCAAACCGGAGTTCCTCAACCGGCTGGACGACATCATCATGTTCGATCCGCTGTCCATCGAGGACCTCACCCGGATCGTGGACCTGCAGGTCGACGCGCTCGCCGGCCGCCTGGCCTCACGCCGGCTGTCCCTGGAGGTCACCGACGCCGCGCGGGAGTGGCTGGCCCTGACCGGATTCGATCCGGCCTACGGCGCCCGGCCGCTGCGCCGCCTGGTGCAACGCGAGATCGGTGATCAGCTCGCCCGGGCCCTGCTCTCCGGCACCATCGCCGATGGGGACACGGTCCTGGTGGACCGCGCCACGGGCGAGGGGGACGAAGCCGACGAGCAGGACCGCCTCTCCGTGACCCGGAAGGCCGACTGA
- the purM gene encoding phosphoribosylformylglycinamidine cyclo-ligase, whose translation MPGAADTAPGTTYASAGVDVEAGDLAVELMKDALKATHNDSVIGGVGGFAGLYDVSALLKYSKPLLATSTDGVGTKVAIAQALDKHDTIGFDLVGMVVDDIVVVGAEPLFMTDYIACGKVVPERIADIVRGIALGCQAAGTALVGGETAEHPGLLGVDEYDVAGAATGVVEASALLGPERVREGDVVIAMASSGIHSNGYSLVRRVINDAGWSLDREVTDLGRTLGEELLEPTRIYTADCLDVMRHLNGDPVSGAAGAVTTASGEPALHGFSHVTGGGLAANLARVLPRGLMATVDRGTWSLPAVFSLVGQLGRVPLEDLERTLNLGVGMVAVVDPAAADEALARLNARGLTSWVAGTVGRVTDEARNAGTDFMQGAKGVDGGAVLLTGDYATA comes from the coding sequence GTGCCCGGCGCTGCCGATACCGCACCCGGGACCACCTACGCCTCCGCCGGCGTGGACGTGGAGGCCGGTGATCTCGCCGTCGAGTTGATGAAGGACGCGCTGAAGGCCACCCACAACGACTCCGTCATCGGCGGCGTGGGCGGATTCGCGGGACTCTACGACGTCTCGGCGCTGCTGAAGTACTCCAAGCCGCTGTTGGCGACCTCCACGGACGGCGTCGGCACGAAGGTCGCGATCGCGCAGGCGCTGGACAAGCACGACACGATCGGCTTCGACCTGGTCGGCATGGTCGTGGACGACATCGTGGTGGTCGGCGCCGAGCCGCTGTTCATGACCGACTACATCGCCTGCGGCAAGGTGGTTCCCGAGCGCATCGCGGACATCGTCCGCGGCATCGCCCTGGGGTGCCAGGCTGCCGGCACCGCCCTGGTGGGCGGAGAGACCGCCGAGCACCCCGGCCTGCTGGGCGTGGACGAATACGACGTCGCCGGCGCCGCCACCGGTGTGGTCGAGGCCTCCGCCCTGCTCGGCCCCGAACGCGTCCGTGAGGGCGACGTGGTCATCGCCATGGCCTCCTCCGGCATCCACTCCAACGGCTACTCCCTGGTCCGCCGCGTCATCAACGACGCCGGCTGGTCCCTGGACCGTGAGGTCACCGACCTGGGCCGCACGCTCGGCGAGGAGCTGCTGGAACCGACGCGCATCTACACGGCCGACTGCCTCGACGTGATGCGCCACCTCAACGGAGACCCCGTCTCCGGTGCCGCGGGCGCGGTGACCACCGCCTCCGGCGAGCCCGCCCTGCACGGCTTCTCCCACGTCACCGGCGGCGGGCTCGCGGCCAACCTGGCCCGCGTACTCCCCCGCGGCCTGATGGCCACCGTGGATCGCGGGACCTGGTCACTGCCGGCCGTGTTCTCCCTCGTCGGCCAGCTCGGGCGCGTCCCGCTGGAGGACCTGGAGCGCACCCTGAACCTCGGCGTCGGCATGGTCGCCGTGGTGGATCCCGCCGCCGCCGATGAGGCCCTGGCCCGGCTCAACGCCCGCGGCCTGACGTCCTGGGTCGCCGGAACCGTGGGCCGCGTGACGGACGAGGCCCGGAACGCCGGCACCGACTTCATGCAGGGCGCCAAGGGCGTTGACGGCGGAGCGGTCCTGCTGACCGGGGACTACGCCACAGCCTGA
- a CDS encoding YihY/virulence factor BrkB family protein encodes MPRRLLRRPAPAHTYVRPRLTLFHVLRRTIMKLVGMQVWDVAGGMTFYTLLSVVPGAIAIVSIVSMLGLEDETVVTAAGLVNELLPEINPDVLASTLLSLTNSSTGVLGLVLGLIGSIIAASNALASFHRAMHRIYDTREGRQFLWFRTVIFLETLVLMVALIVVLLLVLIGGDLSTRIGDLLGLTAATVTLWNILKWPAILTVLVFVVSVAYHRGANVVQPRFRWLSWGGLSAVLVLFAMTLLLGWLASYAGALDWILGTLSSLGVAMMVTWVSFIVLVAGAAFDAELLRGRQLAAGLPAWDTLQLRTRHTGTLEFLDEDAAQARTTAHAVATSVRTGEPVTVARSPWIAEADTFWSIDSSDLPVSTGKPYQAPPQEPPQESRSG; translated from the coding sequence ATGCCCCGCCGCCTGCTCCGCCGTCCGGCACCGGCCCATACCTACGTGCGGCCGCGGTTGACGCTGTTCCATGTGCTCCGCCGGACCATCATGAAACTCGTGGGCATGCAGGTGTGGGACGTGGCGGGCGGGATGACCTTCTACACGCTGCTGTCCGTGGTCCCCGGAGCGATCGCCATCGTCTCCATCGTCTCCATGCTGGGGCTGGAGGACGAGACCGTGGTGACGGCCGCGGGGCTGGTCAACGAATTGCTGCCCGAGATCAATCCGGACGTCCTTGCCTCCACGCTGCTGTCCCTGACCAACAGCTCCACCGGCGTGCTGGGCCTCGTCCTCGGTCTCATCGGCTCGATCATCGCCGCCTCCAATGCGCTGGCCTCCTTCCACCGGGCCATGCACCGCATCTACGACACCCGGGAGGGTCGGCAGTTCCTGTGGTTCCGCACCGTGATCTTCCTCGAGACCCTGGTGTTGATGGTCGCCCTGATCGTTGTTCTGCTGCTGGTGTTGATCGGCGGGGATCTCTCCACCCGGATCGGAGACCTGCTGGGCCTCACCGCAGCCACGGTGACCCTCTGGAACATCCTGAAGTGGCCGGCCATCCTGACCGTGCTCGTCTTCGTCGTCTCCGTGGCCTACCACCGCGGCGCGAACGTGGTGCAACCCCGCTTCCGGTGGTTGTCCTGGGGCGGGCTGTCCGCCGTGCTCGTCCTGTTCGCCATGACCCTGCTCCTCGGATGGCTGGCCAGCTACGCCGGGGCACTGGATTGGATCCTCGGCACCCTGAGCAGCCTCGGCGTGGCCATGATGGTCACGTGGGTCAGCTTCATCGTGCTGGTGGCCGGCGCCGCATTCGACGCCGAACTTCTCCGCGGTCGCCAGTTGGCCGCCGGCCTACCTGCCTGGGACACCCTGCAGCTGCGGACGCGGCACACCGGCACTCTGGAGTTCCTGGACGAGGACGCTGCCCAAGCCCGCACGACCGCCCACGCCGTGGCCACGTCGGTGCGCACAGGCGAGCCCGTCACCGTGGCCAGGAGCCCGTGGATCGCCGAGGCGGACACGTTCTGGTCCATCGACTCCTCTGACCTGCCCGTCTCCACCGGCAAGCCCTACCAGGCGCCCCCGCAGGAACCTCCTCAGGAGTCCCGGTCGGGCTAG
- a CDS encoding histidine kinase translates to MSQPEPSVSRPSGQLPSTAPGRPVRGVQVTWWYTYISMVLFAVFMAFITATMLLFFHLEAGGRPGWPLVVAAVLVAIGGLTQSICSWLVRNGMGAGWPRPWATVLLLAPAGLAWVLTLWLPGGAFPGGISLWIAANILAILVHGVTRRLVIAVGIALIAVHWWAGQLITGVVVPSEAAAQQMPPLVFFIIFVPAVFLFSAWWWNIVVELDVARRDAAQLAVARERLRFASDLHDIQGHHLQVIALKAELAERLMGAGQPDAAAANIHEVRTIARTALEETRSLVRNLREVSLEEEIANAKDVLEASGATVTIRGVLVEDPAVRTLLGLAVREGATNILRHAAAATKVSITLEAIDDGLRLAMVNDGVEAPAGHDGNDVNDGAGAPDGPGVRGVGGPASGTGLSGLNRRFASSGGSVTGRYDDGAFVLEARLPAVPGRGHSQSSTVHPKEPTP, encoded by the coding sequence GTGAGCCAGCCAGAACCGTCCGTGAGCCGACCATCGGGGCAATTGCCCTCGACGGCGCCCGGCCGGCCCGTTCGCGGCGTGCAGGTCACCTGGTGGTACACGTACATCTCGATGGTCTTGTTCGCCGTGTTCATGGCCTTCATCACGGCGACCATGCTGCTGTTCTTCCATCTCGAAGCTGGCGGCCGGCCCGGGTGGCCGTTAGTCGTTGCCGCCGTGCTGGTCGCCATCGGAGGGCTGACCCAGTCCATCTGCAGCTGGCTGGTCAGGAACGGTATGGGAGCAGGATGGCCGCGCCCGTGGGCCACCGTGCTTCTGCTGGCACCCGCGGGCCTCGCGTGGGTGCTGACCCTGTGGCTGCCGGGAGGGGCCTTCCCCGGGGGGATCTCCCTGTGGATCGCCGCGAACATCCTGGCCATCCTGGTCCACGGCGTGACCCGCCGGCTGGTCATCGCCGTCGGGATCGCCCTGATCGCGGTGCACTGGTGGGCCGGGCAACTCATCACGGGCGTGGTCGTCCCCAGCGAGGCAGCCGCACAGCAGATGCCCCCGCTCGTCTTCTTCATCATCTTCGTCCCGGCGGTCTTCCTCTTCTCCGCATGGTGGTGGAACATCGTGGTCGAGCTGGACGTAGCCCGCCGGGACGCCGCTCAACTGGCGGTGGCCAGGGAACGGCTGCGATTCGCCTCGGATCTGCATGACATCCAGGGCCACCACCTGCAGGTGATCGCCCTCAAGGCCGAACTGGCGGAGCGACTGATGGGTGCGGGACAACCCGATGCCGCGGCGGCGAACATCCACGAGGTCCGGACGATCGCGCGCACCGCCCTGGAGGAGACGCGCTCGTTGGTGCGCAACCTGCGCGAGGTCTCCCTCGAGGAGGAGATCGCCAATGCCAAGGACGTCCTTGAGGCGTCGGGTGCCACTGTCACCATTCGGGGCGTCCTGGTCGAGGACCCTGCCGTGCGCACCCTGCTCGGCCTGGCCGTCCGTGAAGGCGCCACCAACATCCTGCGCCATGCCGCCGCTGCCACGAAGGTGTCCATCACCCTGGAGGCCATCGACGACGGCCTGCGGTTGGCCATGGTGAACGACGGCGTCGAGGCGCCCGCTGGTCACGACGGCAACGACGTCAACGATGGAGCCGGGGCACCCGACGGCCCCGGGGTACGCGGGGTGGGCGGGCCGGCGTCGGGCACGGGGTTGTCCGGTCTGAACCGCCGGTTCGCCTCCTCCGGGGGATCGGTGACCGGCCGGTACGACGACGGCGCCTTCGTCCTCGAGGCCCGGTTGCCCGCAGTGCCGGGCCGGGGCCACTCTCAATCCTCCACCGTCCATCCGAAGGAGCCGACCCCATGA